The DNA window GGCAGCGCGGCGGCCATGTGGGCTTCCACGCCGGCGGCGAGCGCGCCGAGATCGGTGCCTCCGGCGAGGAGGTCGGCAAGGCGGCGCTCCGGCGCGGTGGCGTCGAACAGGCTGGCGACAAGCCCCTTAACATCCCCCTGGGATGACACCGTTGTCGACCGAGGGGATCCCGACGCGGCGCCGGGGGAAAAAGTTGAATTCAGTGAAGCAGTTGAGGTCGCCATGCGCAGTCTCCTAAGCGCGGCGATCCTGGAGCGGAACCCGTTAACGAAGTGTAGAATTCCGCAAGCTGCAACCAAGAAACGACAAGGTAAGAAGGGGCAAGGCGCAAATCTGCAACCAAGGCGGTTATCACCCTCCGTATTAACGTCTATCTGGTTCGGCGGCCTCAAGATTTATTGTAGTTTTGGTCGCCGTTTGCCCAACGCGGCCGGCCCCGTAGCTGATTAGCCGGCTTCGAATCAAATCTGAGTTTGGCCCGGCAAGAGCCGCCGGCCGAGGGTCATTGCCTCGGCTCGGGCGGCTTGTCGGTCCATTGCGGCGGGGCGCCGACCATGCCGGCGACCATGCCGGGCACGCCGGGCGCACGGCCGAAGGTGTCGCAGGCCGGATATTTGGGCTGGCCGCCGAAGAAGGAGCCGATCCGCGCCAGGGTCGGCAGGTGGAAGTCCATCAGGGAGGGTTCCTTGCCGGCGATGATCAGGTCGGAGAAGTCGCCGCCGTAGGAGGCGGCGAGGCTGTAGGCGTCGCCGACATCGGATACGCTCGGGTTGTTGGTGATGGAGTTGGCGCCGCGCGCCCAGACAATGGCGGCGCGCTGGATTTGCCCGCTGTCGAGCGCCTCGCCCTCGATGGCGACGCCGCCGAGCCCTATGGGAATGCGGGGAATGCTGACCGGCAGCACGAAGCCGCTGCCCAGCGAGGTCACGGCGGATACGCCAGCCATCGTCTTGTTGGTCGGCACCACGTCGATCACCGAATTGCGGATGGTGAGGTCAGCCGGCTGGTCGGGCGCCACCACCTGATACTTGTCGCTGAGCGCCACGCAGACGGCGCGGTCGAGCGCCCGCGTCACCAGATCGCGGTCGCCGTTGGCCGGAACCCTGGCGATTGCCTGGGGCGAGAAGGTG is part of the Pleomorphomonas sp. PLEO genome and encodes:
- a CDS encoding DUF3313 domain-containing protein; this translates as MNDACAANSRRRSAPLLLGAALVLAGCASVPLKQGGTLSNYDRLGKESGMLGKSRAYVDKDAVAGAKTVRILPATFSPQAIARVPANGDRDLVTRALDRAVCVALSDKYQVVAPDQPADLTIRNSVIDVVPTNKTMAGVSAVTSLGSGFVLPVSIPRIPIGLGGVAIEGEALDSGQIQRAAIVWARGANSITNNPSVSDVGDAYSLAASYGGDFSDLIIAGKEPSLMDFHLPTLARIGSFFGGQPKYPACDTFGRAPGVPGMVAGMVGAPPQWTDKPPEPRQ